In Oryza sativa Japonica Group chromosome 2, ASM3414082v1, the following are encoded in one genomic region:
- the LOC107276674 gene encoding LOW QUALITY PROTEIN: cyclin-B1-3-like (The sequence of the model RefSeq protein was modified relative to this genomic sequence to represent the inferred CDS: deleted 1 base in 1 codon), with protein MVSQTEINERMRAILTDWLIEVHYRLMLMPETLYLTVYIIDQYLSLENVARNELQLVGVSAMLIACKYEETWAPLFKDFLVISDNSFSRQQVLSTEKSILNKLQWNLTVPTMYMFILRYLKAALGDKELEHMTSVIAAAAVYAARCTLGPCPSPLWSDLLEYHTGLAEPQLLYVFFFMT; from the exons ATGGTGTCACAGACCGAGATCAACGAGAGAATGAGAGCAATCCTGACTGATTGGCTCATCGAAGTGCACTACAGGCTTATGCTGATGCCGGAGACCCTGTACCTCACTGTCTACATAATTGATCAGTACCTGTCCCTGGAGAATGTGGCCAGGAATGAGCTGCAGCTTGTCGGAGTAAGCGCCATGTTGATAGCCTGCAAGTATGAGGAGACTTGGGCTCCATTG TTTAAGGACTTCCTTGTCATATCAGACAACTCCTTCAGCAGGCAGCAGGTTCTGAGCACAGAGAAGTCCATACTTAACAAGCTCCAGTGGAACCTGACTGTTCCGACAATGTACATGTTCATCCTTCGATACCTGAAAGCTGCATTGGGTGACAAGGAG CTGGAGCACATGACATCGGTGATAGCAGCCGCTGCCGTCTACGCTGCTCGGTGTACCCTTGGGCCTTGCCCT AGCCCACTATGGAGCGATCTTCTGGAGTACCACACCGGCTTAGCCGAGCCACAATTGCTGTATGTCTTCTTCTTCATGACTTGA